One region of Olleya sp. Hel_I_94 genomic DNA includes:
- a CDS encoding DUF4442 domain-containing protein, producing the protein MKITPSKLNTFTMLKLPSAFLCGVRTKVLNDTQCVTTVKHRWFNQNPFNSMFWAVQGMAAEFATGAMMMMKIQETGKKVSMLVTSNNATFTKKATGRITFVCNDGLKVDQALQNAIKTGEGQTIWMQAIGTNADGVVVSTFNFEWSIKVKS; encoded by the coding sequence ATGAAAATAACTCCTAGTAAACTTAACACATTTACAATGCTTAAATTACCATCAGCTTTTTTGTGTGGTGTTAGAACAAAAGTTTTAAATGATACACAATGCGTAACAACTGTAAAACATAGATGGTTTAATCAAAACCCTTTTAATTCTATGTTTTGGGCTGTTCAAGGTATGGCTGCGGAATTTGCAACTGGTGCCATGATGATGATGAAAATACAAGAAACAGGTAAAAAAGTATCCATGTTAGTCACCTCTAATAATGCCACGTTTACTAAAAAGGCGACAGGCAGAATTACCTTTGTGTGTAATGATGGTTTAAAAGTAGATCAAGCATTACAAAATGCTATAAAAACTGGAGAAGGTCAAACTATTTGGATGCAGGCTATTGGTACTAATGCTGATGGAGTAGTAGTATCAACATTTAATTTTGAATGGTCTATTAAAGTAAAAAGCTAA
- a CDS encoding DUF4870 domain-containing protein, producing MVTSHQKNLATFIHLSTFSRFIFPFGNLIAPIVLWVANKDKSEFIDAHGKQAINFQFSILLYAVIIGTLCIPFFAFTLFNHLDLLDFQAFEGININLTKPSPLFYIGGSIGLLAVFGFILEIIFIINASLKARDGQAYKYPFTIKFIK from the coding sequence ATGGTTACCAGTCATCAAAAAAATCTAGCAACATTTATTCATTTATCAACTTTTTCTAGGTTTATATTTCCTTTCGGAAATTTAATAGCACCAATAGTATTATGGGTTGCTAATAAAGATAAATCAGAGTTTATTGATGCTCATGGTAAACAAGCTATTAATTTTCAGTTTAGCATTTTATTATATGCTGTAATCATAGGCACATTATGTATACCGTTTTTTGCTTTCACTTTATTTAACCATTTAGACTTATTAGATTTTCAGGCTTTTGAAGGCATTAATATTAATCTTACCAAACCGTCACCTCTATTTTATATTGGTGGTAGCATTGGACTACTGGCAGTATTTGGTTTTATATTAGAAATTATTTTTATAATTAATGCAAGTCTAAAAGCAAGAGATGGTCAAGCATACAAATATCCATTTACAATAAAATTTATCAAATAA
- a CDS encoding PadR family transcriptional regulator: MKIENTKAQMRKGVLEYCILSVLKDEDAYVAEILETLKDAKLLVVEGTIYPLLTRLKNAGLLNYRWEESTSGPPRKYYGLTETGHLFLKELTTTWNELQNAVNIVTSIKSTKNE; encoded by the coding sequence ATGAAGATAGAAAACACAAAAGCACAAATGCGCAAAGGTGTTCTGGAATACTGCATCTTGTCAGTCTTGAAGGACGAAGATGCATACGTTGCCGAAATATTAGAAACACTTAAAGACGCTAAATTATTAGTTGTTGAAGGCACAATATACCCTTTACTAACACGACTTAAAAATGCTGGATTACTTAACTATCGTTGGGAAGAATCCACCTCTGGACCACCACGTAAGTATTACGGATTGACAGAAACAGGTCATCTTTTTTTAAAAGAATTAACCACGACTTGGAACGAATTACAAAATGCAGTAAATATAGTAACATCAATTAAATCAACTAAAAATGAATAA